In Bradyrhizobium guangxiense, the following are encoded in one genomic region:
- the lpdA gene encoding dihydrolipoyl dehydrogenase: protein MADTSFDVIIIGSGPGGYVTAIRAAQLGFKTAIIEKSYLGGICLNWGCIPTKALLRSAEIYHYMQHAKDYGLSAEKVSFDPKAVVQRSRGVSKRLNDGVGFLMKKNKVSVIWGAASIDAPGKVTVKKSDVEAPKGSLGEGTYQAKHIIVATGARPRVLPGLEPDKKLIWTYFEAMVPERMPKSLLVVGSGAIGIEFASFFHTMGSDVTVVEVLPQILPVEDAEIAGLARKRLEKQGIKIMSSTKVTKLEKKADSVVATIDDGKGKPVTPEFERVISAVGVVGNIENLGLEKLGVKTDRGIIVVDGHCKTNVPGIYAIGDVAGPPMLAHKAEHEGVICVEAIKGLNPHPMDKNMIPGCTYCHPQVASVGLTEAKAKESGREIRVGRFPFVGNGKAIALGEDQGLVKVIFDKKTGQLLGAHMVGAEVTELIQGYVVAMNLETTEEELMHTVFPHPTLSEMMKEAVLDAYGRVLNI from the coding sequence ATGGCCGATACATCCTTCGACGTCATCATCATCGGCTCCGGTCCCGGCGGCTATGTCACCGCCATCCGCGCCGCCCAGCTCGGCTTCAAGACCGCGATCATCGAAAAATCCTACCTCGGCGGCATCTGCCTGAATTGGGGCTGCATCCCGACCAAGGCGCTGCTGCGCTCGGCCGAGATCTACCACTACATGCAGCATGCCAAGGATTACGGCTTGTCGGCAGAGAAGGTCTCGTTCGATCCGAAGGCGGTGGTGCAACGCTCGCGCGGCGTCTCCAAACGCCTCAACGACGGCGTCGGATTCCTGATGAAGAAGAACAAGGTCAGTGTGATCTGGGGCGCGGCCTCGATCGACGCGCCCGGCAAGGTCACCGTGAAGAAATCCGACGTCGAGGCCCCCAAGGGATCGCTGGGCGAGGGGACTTACCAGGCCAAGCACATCATCGTCGCGACCGGCGCGCGGCCGCGCGTGCTGCCCGGGCTCGAGCCGGACAAGAAACTGATCTGGACCTATTTCGAGGCGATGGTGCCAGAGCGGATGCCGAAGTCGCTGCTGGTGGTCGGTTCGGGCGCGATCGGCATCGAGTTCGCCTCGTTCTTCCACACCATGGGCTCCGACGTCACCGTGGTCGAGGTGCTGCCGCAGATCCTTCCGGTCGAAGACGCCGAGATCGCGGGCCTCGCCCGCAAGCGCCTGGAGAAGCAGGGCATCAAGATCATGTCCTCGACCAAGGTGACGAAGCTGGAGAAGAAGGCCGACAGCGTCGTCGCCACCATCGACGACGGCAAGGGCAAGCCCGTCACCCCCGAGTTCGAGCGCGTGATCTCGGCGGTCGGCGTCGTCGGCAATATCGAGAATCTCGGCCTGGAAAAGCTCGGGGTCAAGACCGACCGCGGCATCATCGTGGTCGACGGTCACTGCAAGACCAACGTCCCCGGCATCTATGCCATCGGCGATGTCGCGGGCCCCCCGATGCTCGCGCACAAGGCCGAGCATGAAGGCGTGATCTGCGTCGAGGCGATTAAGGGCCTCAATCCGCATCCCATGGACAAGAATATGATCCCGGGCTGCACCTATTGCCATCCCCAGGTCGCCTCGGTTGGCCTTACCGAAGCCAAAGCGAAAGAGAGCGGTCGCGAGATCCGCGTCGGCCGCTTCCCCTTCGTCGGCAACGGCAAGGCGATCGCGCTCGGCGAGGACCAGGGCCTGGTCAAGGTCATCTTCGACAAGAAGACCGGCCAGCTGCTCGGGGCCCACATGGTCGGCGCCGAGGTCACCGAGCTGATCCAGGGCTACGTCGTCGCCATGAACCTGGAGACGACCGAAGAAGAGCTAATGCACACGGTCTTCCCGCATCCGACCTTGTCGGAGATGATGAAGGAAGCCGTGCTGGATGCCTATGGGCGGGTGCTGAATATCTAG
- a CDS encoding threonine synthase, whose protein sequence is MHDNDNLTIERPTFVTHLECAMEGDHYAADQVHNLSKAGKPLLVRYDLAGVKKALTKDALSNRPGDMWRYRELLPVRKCKDIVSLGEVTTPLIRLPKLGKKLGGGEIIVKDEGRLPTGSFKARGLVMAVSMGKALGIKHMAMPTNGNAGAALAAYATSCGIKTTIFCPADTPEVNVSEIELQGATVYRVNGYIDDCGKIVGEGKAKVGWFDTSTLKEPYRIEGKKTMGLELAEQLGWDVPDVIFYPTGGGTGLIGMWKAFDELEKIGFIGSKRPRMVAVQASGCAPMVRAYEAGTEHATRWEDAHTIASGIRVPQAIGDFLILRAVRESKGFAIAVDDDKISAALNEVAREEGLLLCPEGAATYAAYKESLADGRVAKSDRVMLFNCAPGLKYPLPPVTRTLDRHKPIDYSQF, encoded by the coding sequence ATGCACGACAACGACAACCTCACCATCGAACGCCCGACCTTCGTCACCCATCTCGAATGCGCGATGGAGGGCGATCATTACGCCGCCGATCAGGTCCACAATCTCTCCAAAGCCGGCAAGCCGCTGCTGGTCCGCTATGACCTCGCCGGCGTGAAGAAGGCGCTGACCAAGGATGCGCTCAGCAATCGCCCCGGCGACATGTGGCGCTACCGCGAGCTGTTGCCGGTGCGCAAATGCAAGGACATCGTTTCGCTTGGCGAAGTCACGACGCCGCTGATCCGGCTGCCCAAGCTCGGCAAGAAGCTCGGCGGTGGCGAGATCATCGTGAAGGACGAAGGGAGGCTGCCGACCGGCTCGTTCAAGGCGCGCGGCCTGGTGATGGCGGTGTCGATGGGCAAGGCGCTCGGCATCAAGCACATGGCAATGCCGACCAACGGCAATGCCGGCGCGGCGCTCGCAGCTTACGCGACGTCGTGCGGCATCAAGACCACGATCTTCTGCCCGGCCGATACGCCCGAGGTGAATGTCAGCGAGATCGAGCTGCAGGGCGCGACCGTCTACCGCGTCAACGGCTATATCGACGATTGCGGCAAGATCGTCGGCGAGGGCAAGGCCAAGGTCGGCTGGTTCGACACCTCCACGCTGAAGGAGCCGTACCGCATCGAGGGCAAGAAGACGATGGGCCTCGAGCTCGCCGAGCAGCTCGGCTGGGACGTGCCCGACGTGATCTTCTATCCGACCGGCGGCGGCACCGGCCTGATCGGCATGTGGAAGGCGTTCGACGAGCTCGAGAAGATCGGCTTCATCGGCTCGAAGCGCCCGCGCATGGTCGCGGTGCAGGCCTCGGGCTGCGCGCCGATGGTGCGCGCTTACGAGGCCGGCACCGAGCATGCGACGCGCTGGGAGGACGCCCACACCATTGCCTCGGGCATCCGCGTGCCGCAGGCGATCGGCGATTTCCTGATCCTGCGTGCGGTGCGCGAAAGCAAGGGCTTTGCGATTGCAGTCGACGACGACAAGATCTCGGCGGCGCTGAACGAGGTCGCGCGCGAGGAGGGGCTCTTGCTGTGCCCCGAGGGCGCTGCCACCTATGCGGCCTACAAGGAGAGCCTCGCCGACGGCCGCGTCGCGAAGAGCGACCGCGTCATGCTGTTCAACTGCGCCCCCGGCCTGAAGTATCCGCTGCCGCCGGTCACCCGTACGCTCGACCGTCACAAGCCGATCGACTATTCGCAGTTCTAG